The following are from one region of the Arachis duranensis cultivar V14167 chromosome 10, aradu.V14167.gnm2.J7QH, whole genome shotgun sequence genome:
- the LOC107470320 gene encoding uncharacterized protein LOC107470320 — MGEAEERDPGGREDQDLSSHRAQLPLLSPAILIKSAASEASGCDFWPHLNLCRRRALLPPKTVCVCWKLPPEPLSSWFGFQYLRVEIKVVIEPPELWGVPELPPGRFRGSLLLCFSWLLPLL; from the exons ATGGGTGAGGCAGAGGAGAGAGATCCGGGAGGAAGGGAGGATCAGGACCTGTCCAGCCACCGCGCACAGTTGCCGCTCCTATCACCGGCCATCCTCATCAAATCCGCCGCCTCCGAAGCTTCTGGCTGCGACTTCTGGCCGCACCTCAACCTCTGCCGCCGGAGAGCGCTGCTGCCACCGAAAACCGTCTGTGTATGTTGGAAACTGCCGCCGGAACCCCTGTCTTCTTG GTTTGGGTTCCAATATTTGCGTGTCGAAATTAAGGTTGTTATTGAACCACCGGAGCTTTGGGGAGTGCCGGAGCTTCCGCCTGGTCGGTTTAGAGGGTCATTGCTGCTTTGTTTCTCGTG GTTGCTGCCGCTGCTGTAA
- the LOC107470319 gene encoding UDP-rhamnose/UDP-galactose transporter 4: MSSASKGDRKATLDAASWLFNVVTSVGIILVNKALMATYGFSFATTLTGLHFVTTTLLTTILKSLGYIQSAHLQSSDIIKFVLFANFSIVGMNVSLMWNSVGFYQIAKLSMIPVSCFLEVVFDNVRYSRDTKLSILLVLLGVAVCTVTDVSVNAKGFIAAVVGVWSTALQQYYVHYLQRKYSIGSFNLLGQTAPAQAASLLLVGPFLDYWLTNKRVDAYGYSLTSILFIILSCSIAVGTNLSQFICIGRFTAVSFQVLGHMKTILVLILGFIFFGKEGLNLQVILGMVIAIAGMIWYGNASSKPGGKERRSFSLPKTQDYSSLPVSSEPDEKV; encoded by the exons ATGTCTTCTGCAAGCAAGGGCGACAGGAAGGCTACCCTTGATGCAGCATCATGGTTGTTCAATGTAGTCACATCTGTAGGAATAATCCTTGTGAATAAAGCATTGATGGCTACTTATGGTTTCAGTTTTG CTACAACTTTGACTGGTCTGCATTTTGTCACAACAACTTTGTTGACTACCATTCTTAAATCACTTGGATATATCCAAAGCGCTCATCTTCAATCATCTGATATCatcaaatttgttttatttgcaAATTTCTCCATTGTTGGAATGAATGTGAGTTTAATGTGGAACTCTGTTGGTTTCTATCAG ATTGCCAAGCTGAGTATGATCCCAGTATCTTGTTTCCTGGAAGTTGTTTTTGACAATGTGAGATATTCAAGAGACACAAAGCTTAGTATTCTTTTGGTTCTGCTTGGTGTTGCTGTTTGTACAGTAACCGATGTCAGCGTCAATGCTAAGGGTTTCATAGCTGCTGTAGTAGGAGTTTGGAGCACAGCACTGCAGCAATAT TATGTACATTACCTTCAAAGAAAGTATTCTATTGGATCATTTAACTTGTTGGGCCAGACTGCACCAGCACAGGCAGCTAGTTTACTGCTAGTAGGCCCCTTTCTGGACTATTGGTTGACAAACAAACGAGTTGATGCCTATGGCTATAGTTTGACATCCATT TTGTTCATCATTTTGTCTTGCTCTATCGCGGTAGGGACAAACCTCAGCCAGTTCATATGCATTGGTAGGTTTACAGCTGTATCATTCCAAGTCCTCGGCCATATGAAGACAATTCTGGTCCTGATCTTAGGATTCATCTTCTTTGGAAAAGAAGGTCTCAATCTACAAGTAATTCTAGGTATGGTCATTGCAATAGCGGGAATGATCTGGTATGGCAATGCTTCTTCTAAGCCAGGGGGGAAGGAGCGCCGTAGCTTTTCCCTTCCTAAAACTCAAGATTATAGTTCACTACCTGTATCCTCTGAACCAGATGAGAAGGTATAG